A region of Aedes albopictus strain Foshan unplaced genomic scaffold, AalbF5 HiC_scaffold_167, whole genome shotgun sequence DNA encodes the following proteins:
- the LOC109420863 gene encoding spectrin alpha chain isoform X4 codes for MEQFTPKEVKILESAEDIQERREQVLNRYNEFKVETRHKREKLEDSRRFQYFKRDSDELESWIHEKLQAASEESYRDPTNLQAKIQKHQAFEAEVSAHSNAIVVLDNTGQEMINQHHFASDTIQRRLDELHRLWELLLSRLAEKGMKLQQALVLVQFLRHCEEVMFWIKDKEAFVTADEFGQDLEHVEVLQRKFDEFQKDMASQEYRVTEVNELADKLLSNGHPERETITRKKEELNEAWQRLKQLAILRQEKLFGAHEIQRFNRDADETVAWIAEKDVVLSSDDYGRDLASVQALQRKHEGVERDLAALEDKVATLGAEAGRLCSIHADHSDQIREKQAEIAAYWQSLTAKAKERKQKLDESYFLHRFLADFRDLVSWINGMKAIISADELAKDVAGAEALLERHQEHKGEIDARGDSFKVTTEAGRQLLEREHYAAAEVQEKLAALESDKSSLLALWEERRILYEQCMDLQLFYRDTEQADTWMAKQEAFLANEDLGDSLDSVEALIKKHEDFEKSLAAQEEKIKALDVFATKLIDGQHYAADDVAQRRSMLLARRSALLEKSSVRRQLLEDSSALQQFERDCDETKGWISEKLKFATDDSYLDPTNLNGKVQKHTNFEHELTANKSRIEDITTNGQNLVEKGHYGADQINSRMQEIVTLWESLVQASDKKGCKLQEASQQQQFNRTVEDIELWLSEVEGQLMSEDYGKDLTSVQNLQKKHGLLEADVMAHQDRIEGIKVAANKFVESGHFDADNIRNKESALSKRYGALATPMAERKQRLLDSLQVQQLFRDLEDEAAWIREKEPVAASTNRGRDLIGVQNLIKKHQAVLAEINNHENRVAGVIANGEQMLTEQPFATEDIKLRLDAVKDQWNSLKDKANQRKQDLEDSLQAHQYFADANEAESWMREKEPIVSNQDYGKDEDSSEALLKKHEALVSDLEAFGNTIQALQEQAKNCRQQETPVVDITGKECVMALYDYTEKSPREVSMKKGDVLTLLNSNNKDWWKVEVNDRQGFVPAAYIKKIDPGLSASQQNLVDGHSISKRQAQINSQYDNLLALARERQNKLNETVKAYVLVREAADLSAWIRDKESHAQIKDVGEDLEEVEVMQKKFDDFNDDLKANEVRLAKLNEIAVQLTSLGQTEAALKIKTQIQTLNEEWATLQTITQERASQLGSAHEVQRFHRDVDETKDWIGEKDTALTNDDLGKDLRGVQTLQRKHEGLERDLAALRDKIRQLDETANRLMQSHPETAEQTYAKQKEINEEWQQVVAKTQQRKEKLLDSYDLQRFLSDYRDLMAWISSMMGLVTSEELANDVTGAEALIERHQEHRTEVDARAGTFAAFDQFGAELLQANHYASPEIQEKIENLAKAREDLEHAWTARRLQLDQNLDLQLYLRDCEQAENWMSAREAFLNAEEVDSKGDNVEALIKKHEDFDKAINGHEEKIAALQVLADQLIAQEHYAGKLIDDKRADVLDRWRHLKEDLIEKRSRLGDEQTLQQFSRDADEIENWIAEKLQLATEESYKDPANIQSKHQKHQAFEAELAANADRIQSVLAMGSNLIDKNQCSGSEDAVQKRLTQIADQWEYLTQKTTEKSLKLKEANKQRTYIAAVKDLDFWLGEVESLLTSEDAGKDLASVQNLMKKHQLVEADIHAHEDRIKDMNAQADSLVESGQFDSAGIQEKRQSINERYERICNLAAHRQARLNEANTLHQFFRDIADEESWIKEKKLLVGSDDYGRDLTGVQNLKKKHKRLEAELASHEPAIQAVQEAGEKLMDVSNLGVPEIEQRLKALNQAWAELKSLAATRGQKLDESLIYQQFLAKVEEEEAWITEKQQLLSVEDYGDSMAAVQGLLKKHDAFETDFAAHRDRCADIHDNGQTLVTNNNHHGESISQRCTQLDKKLENLQALATRRKNALLDNFAYLQFMWKADVVESWIADKENHVKSEEFGRDLSTVQTLLTKQETFDAGLSAFEQEGIHNITALKDQLINANHAQSAAILKRHEDVLTRWQKLRADSEARKYRLLAMQEQFRQIEDLYLTFAKKASAFNSWFENAEEDLTDPVRCNSIEEIKALREAHAQFQASLSSAQYDFQALADLDRKIKSFNVGPNPYTWFTMEALEDTWRNLQKIIEERDAELAKEVHRQEENDKLRKEFAKHANLFHQWLTETRTSLMEGSGSLEEQFEALCHKANEIRARRGDLKKIEELGATLEEHLILDNRYTEHSTVGLAQQWDQLDQLAMRMQHNLKQQIQARNQSGVSEDSLKEFSMMFKHFDKDKSGKLNHQEFKSCLRALGYDLPMVEEGQPDPEFEEILNVVDPNRDGHVSLQEYIAFMISKETENVQSYEEIENAFRAITASDRPYVTKDELYSNLTKDMADYCVQRMKPFNDPKTGHPITGALDYVEFTRTLFQN; via the exons AAAGCTGGATCCACGAGAAACTGCAGGCCGCATCGGAGGAAAGCTACCGCGATCCCACCAATTTGCAAGCCAAGATCCAGAAGCACCAGGCGTTCGAGGCTGAAGTTTCGGCCCATAGCAATGCGATCGTGGTGTTGGACAATACCGGTCAGGAGATGATCAACCAACACCATTTCGCTTCGGACACGATCCAGCGTCGGTTGGATGAATTGCACCGTTTGTGGGAACTGTTGCTGTCCCGGCTGGCTGAAAAGGGAATGAAGCTGCAGCAGGCTCTGGTTTTGGTGCAATTTTTGCGCCACTGCGAGGAAGTTATGTTCTGGATCAAGGACAAGGAAGCCTTCGTAACGGCCGACGAATTCGGTCAAGATCTGGAGCATGTCGAAGTTCTGCAACGGAAATTTGATGAGTTCCAAAAGGACATGGCTTCGCAGGAGTATCGTGTTACTGAAGTCAACGAGCTGGCTGACAAGCTGCTTTCCAATGGACACCCGGAGCGGGAAACCATCACCCGCAAGAAGGAAGAATTGAATGAGGCTTGGCAACGTCTGAAGCAGCTGGCAATTTTGCGTCAGGAAAAACTCTTTGGCGCCCATGAAATTCAACGTTTCAATCGCGATGCTGACGAAACCGTTGCTTGGATTGCCGAAAAGGATGTTGTTCTATCCTCGGATGATTATGGACGTGACTTGGCTAGTGTACAAGCTCTGCAACGCAAGCACGAAGGTGTAGAGCGTGACCTAGCCGCCCTGGAAGATAAGGTGGCTACTTTGGGAGCTGAAGCCGGTCGCTTATGTAGCATCCACGCCGATCATAGTGATCAGATTCGCGAGAAGCAAGCGGAAATTGCTGCCTACTGGCAATCGCTGACTGCCAAGGCCAAGGAACGCAAGCAAAAACTAGACGAATCATACTTCTTGCATCGCTTCTTGGCTGATTTCCGTGATTTGGTTTCATGGATCAATGGAATGAAGGCCATCATCTCGGCTGATGAATTGGCAAAGGACGTCGCAGGAGCTGAAGCTTTGCTCGAGCGCCACCAGGAGCACAAAGGAGAAATCGATGCCCGCGGAGATAGTTTCAAGGTGACCACTGAGGCTGGACGTCAGCTGTTGGAACGCGAGCATTACGCCGCCGCCGAAGTGCAGGAAAAGTTAGCGGCTCTGGAGAGCGACAAGAGCTCCCTTCTGGCTCTTTGGGAAGAGCGCCGCATTTTGTACGAGCAGTGTATGGATCTCCAACTGTTCTATCGTGACACCGAGCAAGCAGATACATGGATGGCCAAGCAGGAAGCTTTCCTGGCTAATGAAGATCTTGGTGATTCGTTGGATTCCGTTGAAGCACTCATCAAGAAGCATGAGGACTTTGAGAAGAGCTTGGCCGCTCAGGAGGAGAAGATCAAGGCCTTGGATGTCTTCGCTACGAAGTTGATCGATGGTCAGCATTACGCTGCCGATGATGTCGCTCAACGTCGTTCGATGTTGCTGGCTCGTCGTTCGGCCTTGCTTGAAAAGTCTTCTGTACGTCGTCAACTGTTGGAAGATTCCAGTGCTTTGCAGCAGTTCGAACGTGACTGCGATGAGACCAAGGGTTGGATCAGCGAAAAGCTCAAGTTTGCTACGGATGACAGCTATTTAGATCCCACCAATCTGAACGGCAAAGTCCAAAAACATACCAACTTTGAACATGAGCTGACGGCCAACAAGAGTCGCATCGAAGACATTACTACCAATGGTCAGAATTTAGTCGAGAAGGGCCACTACGGAGCGGATCAGATCAACTCTCGCATGCAGGAGATTGTCACTTTGTGGGAATCTCTGGTGCAAGCATCGGACAAGAAGGGTTGCAAGCTGCAAGAAGCATCTCAACAACAACAGTTTAATCGTACAGTTGAGGATATTGAACTGTGGTTGAGCGAAGTGGAAGGCCAGCTTATGTCCGAGGATTATGGTAAAGACCTAACCAGCGTGCAGAATCTGCAGAAGAAACACGGATTGTTAGAAGCTGACGTTATGGCCCATCAAGATCGTATTGAGGGAATTAAAGTCGCAGCGAACAAGTTCGTCGAAAGTGGTCACTTTGATGCGGACAACATTCGTAACAAGGAATCTGCTCTGTCCAAGCGATATGGAGCTCTCGCTACACCGATGGCTGAGCGAAAGCAGCGCTTGCTGGATTCGCTGCAGGTGCAGCAGCTGTTCCGCGATCTGGAAGACGAAGCAGCTTGGATCCGTGAGAAGGAGCCTGTTGCCGCTTCCACCAATCGCGGTCGCGATTTGATCGGTGTACAAAACTTGATCAAGAAGCATCAGGCCGTGTTGGCCGAGATCAACAACCACGAGAATCGTGTCGCAGGAGTCATTGCAAATGGTGAGCAAATGTTGACCGAGCAGCCTTTCGCTACCGAGGATATTAAACTACGTTTGGATGCTGTCAAGGATCaatggaattctttgaaggataAGGCCAATCAGCGAAAACAAGATCTAGAAGATTCGTTGCAGGCTCATCAGTACTTTGCCGATGCTAACGAGGCTGAGTCATGGATGCGCGAAAAGGAACCGATTGTTTCCAACCAGGATTACGGCAAGGACGAGGATTCGTCCGAAGCTCTATTGAAGAAACATGAAGCGTTGGTATCCGACTTGGAAGCTTTCGGTAACACAATTCAGGCTTTGCAAGAACAGGCCAAGAACTGCCGCCAACAGGAAACACCCGTCGTCGACATAACCGGAAAGGAATGCGTCATGGCTTTGTATGACTATACTGAGAAGTCTCCTCGTGAAGTGTCAATGAAGAAAGGAGACGTGTTGACGCTTTTGAACTCGAACAACAAGGACTGGTGGAAAGTTGAGGTCAACGATCGCCAGGGCTTCGTTCCAGCGGCATACATTAAGAAGATCGATCCTGGTCTAAGCGCCAGTCAGCAGAATTTAGTGGATGGTCACTCAATTTCTAAGCGCCAGGCTCAAATCAACAGCCAGTACGACAACTTGCTGGCCTTGGCTCGTGAGCGTCAGAACAAGCTGAATGAAACCGTGAAGGCGTATGTTTTGGTGCGTGAAGCAGCCGATTTGTCCGCTTGGATTCGCGATAAGGAAAGCCATGCTCAGATCAAGGATGTTGGAGAAGATCTTGAGGAAGTTGAAGTTATGCAGAAGAAGTTCGATGACTTCAATGATGATCTGAAGGCTAACGAAGTTCGTCTGGCCAAGCTGAATGAGATTGCCGTACAGTTGACTTCACTGGGTCAAACCGAAGCTGCATTGAAGATCAAAACCCAAATTCAGACCTTGAACGAGGAATGGGCAACTTTGCAGACGATTACCCAGGAACGGGCCAGCCAACTTGGATCGGCTCACGAGGTTCAACGCTTCCACCGTGACGTCGATGAAACTAAGGATTGGATCGGAGAAAAGGACACCGCTTTGACGAACGACGATCTTGGCAAGGATCTGCGTGGCGTACAAACTCTGCAACGCAAGCATGAAGGCTTAGAGCGTGACCTCGCTGCTCTGCGCGATAAGATTCGTCAACTGGATGAAACTGCCAATCGGCTCATGCAATCCCATCCGGAAACCGCCGAGCAGACCTACGCCAAGCAGAAGGAAATCAACGAAGAATGGCAGCAGGTCGTTGCCAAGACCCAGCAGCGCAAGGAGAAGTTGTTAGATTCGTACGATCTGCAGCGCTTCCTGAGCGACTATCGCGATCTGATGGCCTGGATCAGCTCGATGATGGGCTTGGTCACATCCGAGGAATTGGCCAACGATGTCACTGGGGCCGAAGCTTTGATCGAAAGGCATCAG GAACACCGTACCGAAGTGGATGCCCGCGCTGGAACGTTCGCTGCTTTTGACCAGTTTGGAGCTGAGTTACTGCAAGCTAATCATTATGCCTCACCCGAAATCCAGGAGAAGATTGAAAACCTGGCCAAGGCACGCGAGGACTTGGAACATGCCTGGACCGCTCGTCGTTTGCAGTTGGATCAGAATTTGGATCTGCAGTTGTACCTGCGTGATTGTGAGCAGGCCGAGAACTGGATGAGCGCCCGCGAAGCATTCCTGAATGCCGAAGAAGTCGACTCTAAAGGCGACAACGTGGAAGCTCTGATCAAGAAGCATGAAGATTTTGACAAGGCAATCAACGGTCATGAGGAGAAGATTGCCGCTCTGCAGGTGCTAGCTGATCAGCTGATTGCCCAGGAGCACTACGCCGGAAAGCTTATCGATGACAAGCGTGCCGATGTTCTGGACCGCTGGCGTCACTTGAAGGAAGATCTGATTGAGAAACGTTCTCGATTGGGAGATGAGCAGACGCTGCAGCAATTCTCACGCGATGCTGATGAGATTGAAAACTGGATCGCTGAAAAGTTGCAACTGGCCACGGAAGAGAGCTACAAGGATCCGGCCAACATTCAATCGAAGCATCAAAAGCACCAGGCCTTCGAAGCTGAGTTGGCCGCCAATGCCGATCGTATTCAGAGCGTCTTGGCTATGGGAAGCAACTTGATCGACAAGAATCAATGCAGCGGATCCGAAGATGCCGTTCAGAAGCGTTTAACTCAGATTGCTGATCAATGGGAATATCTGACGCAGAAGActacggagaaatccctgaagctgaAGGAAGCCAACAAGCAGCGCACGTACATTGCTGCTGTCAAGGATCTGGACTTCTGGTTAGGCGAAGTGGAAAGTCTTTTAACATCGGAAGATGCCGGAAAGGATTTGGCTTCCGTGcagaatttgatgaaaaaacatCAGCTTGTAGAAGCTGACATCCACGCCCATGAGGACCGTATCAAGGATATGAATGCGCAAGCTGACTCGTTGGTCGAAAGTGGTCAATTTGACAGTGCCGGTATCCAAGAAAAGCGTCAATCAATCAACGAGCGTTACGAACGTATCTGTAACTTGGCTGCCCACCGCCAAGCTCGGTTGAACGAAGCCAACACGCTGCATCAGTTCTTCCGTGACATTGCCGacgaggaatcctggattaaagAAAAGAAATTGCTGGTCGGCTCGGATGACTACGGTCGTGACTTGACCGGAGTTCAGAACCTGAAAAAGAAGCATAAGCGTCTGGAAGCTGAATTGGCCTCGCACGAACCTGCCATCCAGGCTGTTCAGGAAGCTGGTGAAAAGTTGATGGACGTTTCGAACCTGGGTGTTCCAGAAATCGAACAGCGTTTGAAGGCTCTGAACCAAGCCTGGGCTGAACTGAAGAGCTTGGCCGCCACTCGTGGTCAAAAACTGGATGAATCTCTTATTTATCAGCAGTTCCTGGCTAAGGTCGAAGAGGAGGAAGCTTGGATTACCGAGAAGCAGCAGCTGTTGTCGGTCGAAGACTACGGAGATTCGATGGCTGCTGTCCAGGGTCTCCTGAAGAAACACGACGCTTTCGAAACTGATTTCGCCGCTCACCGCGATCGCTGTGCGGACATTCATGACAACGGTCAAACTTTGGTGACCAACAACAATCATCACGGCGAAAGCATTTCGCAGCGTTGCACACAACTGGATAAGAAACTGGAGAATCTACAGGCGTTGGCCACTCGTCGCAAGAATGCTCTTCTGGACAACTTTGCCTACCTACAGTTCATGTGGAAGGCCGATGTGGTGGAGAGCTGGATTGCTGATAAGGAAAATCACGTCAAGTCGGAGGAGTTTGGACGTGATTTGTCCACTGTTCAAACACTATTGACGAAACAGGAGACATTCGATGCTG GTCTCTCTGCCTTCGAACAGGAAGGAATCCACAACATCACCGCCTTGAAGGACCAATTGATCAACGCCAATCACGCCCAATCGGCCGCCATTCTGAAGCGCCACGAAGATGTGTTGACCCGCTGGCAAAAACTGCGTGCCGATTCGGAGGCTCGCAAGTACCGCCTGTTGGCCATGCAGGAACAATTCCGTCAGATCGAAGACCTCTATCTGACATTTGCCAAGAAGGCTTCCGCTTTCAATTCGTGGTTCGAAAACGCCGAAGAAGATCTCACCGATCCGGTGCGGTGCAACTCGATCGAGGAAATCAAGGCCCTGCGTGAAGCTCACGCCCAGTTCCAGGCCTCGCTGTCGTCGGCCCAGTATGACTTCCAAGCGTTGGCCGATTTGGATCGCAAGATTAAGAGCTTCAACGTTGGTCCCAATCCGTACACGTGGTTCACCATGGAAGCGTTGGAAGATACCTGGCGTAATCTGCAAAAGATCATCGAAGAACGCGACGCTGAATTGGCCAAGGAAGTTCATCGCCAGGAAGAAAACGACAAGCTCCGCAAAGAGTTTGCTAAGCATGCTAACTTGTTCCACCAGTGGTTAACTGAAACTAG AACTTCTCTAATGGAAGGATCCGGTTCGTTGGAAGAGCAATTCGAAGCGCTCTGCCACAAAGCAAATGAAATTCGCGCTCGCCGTGGAGATCTGAAGAAGATTGAAGAACTGGGAGCCACCTTGGAAGAACATCTCATCTTGGACAACCGCTATACCGAACACTCAACAGTGGGCCTTGCACAGCAGTGGGATCAGCTTGATCAACTTGCCATGCGCATGCAGCACAATCTGAAGCAGCAGATCCAAGCCCGCAATCAATCTGGCGTCTCGGAAGACTCTCTCAAGGAATTCTCAATGATGTTCAAGCATTTCGACAAGGACAAGAGTGGCAAACTCAACCACCAAGAGTTCAAATCCTGCCTACGCGCCCTCGGTTACGATCTACCGATGGTAGAGGAAGGCCAGCCCGATCCGGAGTTCGAGGAAATCCTGAACGTAGTCGATCCAAACCGCGATGGACACGTTTCCCTGCAGGAGTATATCGCCTTCATGATTTCCAAGGAAACGGAGAACGTCCAAAGTTACGAGGAAATCGAGAACGCTTTCCGCGCTATCACCGCCTCCGACCGTCCTTACGTCACCAAGGATGAACTGTATTCC AACCTCACCAAGGACATGGCGGACTACTGCGTCCAGCGAATGAAACCGTTCAACGATCCGAAGACGGGACATCCCATCACCGGCGCCCTCGACTATGTGGAGTTTACGCGAACCCTGTTCCAAAACTAA